CGAATTTGCAGGCATAATTGTAAAGGTGGGAGAAAACGTGACCGCCTGGCAGGTGGGTCAGCGTGTTGTCTCCGATAACTCCGGCAATGCCTGTGGCGTTTGTCCTGCCTGTGAACAGGGTGACTTTATGCTATGCGAGCAAAAAGCCGGTCTTGGTCTTGACAATAATGTTCAGTTTTTTGGAGGGACAGGCGGCTTTACAAAATATGCCAAAATTCCCGGTAACATTTTGAAGTTGCATCCCCGCGCCTTATGGGAGATTCCTGAGGGTGTGAAATATGAAGAGGCTGCGGTACTTGACCCAGTTGCAAATTCGTACAACGCTATTGCGCAGCAGTCTAAGTTGCTCCCCGGTCAAGACGTAGTGGTTTTTGGTACGGGTCCTTTGGGTTTGTTTGCTGTACAAGTTGCGCGCATCATGGGCGCTGTCAACATTGTGATGGTTGGTCTTGCCGAAGATGTTGAAACGCGCTTTCCGATTGCTCGCGAGGTTGGCGCAACTCACTGCGTGAACGCATCGAGCGAAGATGTTGTTGCGCGTTGTCTTGAGATTTGCGGTCGCGATAACTTGGGTTTGGTTGTTGAGTGTTCCGGCGCCAACATTGCGCTAAAGCAGGCTCTTGAGATGCTGCGTCCAAACGGTGAAGTTGTGCGCGTTGGCATGGGATTTAAACCACTTGAGTTTTCAATCAATGTCATTACTGAGTGGAATAAAAGCATCATTGGCCACATGGCATACGACTCAACATCTTGGCGTGAGTGTATCCGTCTGATTCAGTCCGGTGCTCTTAAGATTCAACCCATGATTACTCATCGACTGGGTCTTTCTCAGTGGAAAGAGGGATTTGCTGCTATGGCAGATAAGTCGGCTGTCAAGGTTGTTATGCACTACGACGAAGAAGACCGCGAACTAAAGGAATTTGGCGAGCTTGATTATCCTGACGACTACGACTTTTTTGCATAAGTTTTAGTAGCGAAATCAATTCTGCAAATACCACATATGCCACAGCTCCTAGAGCTTATACCTTATTACAGAAAAGAGAAGGTACATGAATACAA
This region of Collinsella sp. zg1085 genomic DNA includes:
- a CDS encoding zinc-binding dehydrogenase; this encodes MKALARYCDHGEFGGYHYIDVPAPICGPDDVIIRLKAAAICGADMKHWFADLEGSNTSQTFNSIRGHEFAGIIVKVGENVTAWQVGQRVVSDNSGNACGVCPACEQGDFMLCEQKAGLGLDNNVQFFGGTGGFTKYAKIPGNILKLHPRALWEIPEGVKYEEAAVLDPVANSYNAIAQQSKLLPGQDVVVFGTGPLGLFAVQVARIMGAVNIVMVGLAEDVETRFPIAREVGATHCVNASSEDVVARCLEICGRDNLGLVVECSGANIALKQALEMLRPNGEVVRVGMGFKPLEFSINVITEWNKSIIGHMAYDSTSWRECIRLIQSGALKIQPMITHRLGLSQWKEGFAAMADKSAVKVVMHYDEEDRELKEFGELDYPDDYDFFA